The Dehalococcoidia bacterium genome includes a window with the following:
- a CDS encoding aminotransferase class IV encodes MADSSTFTAYFNGEWIPYGDVRISPEDRGFVVADVVFDIARTFGGKPFVLDRHIDRLYRSLKYMRIDPGLTPDEMTAICEEAVERNLDRIDEAGDFQIHPFITRGVGHGVADPTSATVCVAIKPVAFESFARFYVDGAHGVIARTRSYSSDTMDPKVKHHSRANFVLAELEASDVDPGASPILLDQDGNLTEGIGYNVFLVKDGVLKTPTDRSILQGISRSVITDVAGQLGIDLVEEDLQPYDLYTADEVFFSRTSPRIVPVSLVDLRPVGDETPGPVTRQLLAAHSEMVDVDIVGQALHYGGVQG; translated from the coding sequence ATGGCTGACAGCAGTACCTTTACCGCATACTTCAACGGAGAGTGGATTCCCTACGGCGATGTCAGGATCTCGCCAGAGGATCGCGGCTTTGTGGTCGCCGACGTCGTGTTCGACATCGCTCGTACCTTTGGCGGCAAGCCGTTCGTTCTCGACCGGCACATCGACCGCCTGTATCGCTCGCTGAAGTACATGCGCATCGACCCCGGCCTGACGCCCGATGAGATGACCGCCATCTGCGAAGAGGCTGTCGAGCGCAACCTCGACCGAATCGACGAGGCCGGCGACTTCCAGATTCACCCGTTCATAACCCGCGGTGTGGGACACGGCGTCGCCGACCCCACGTCCGCCACCGTGTGCGTCGCCATCAAGCCCGTCGCGTTCGAGTCGTTCGCGCGCTTCTACGTCGATGGCGCTCACGGCGTCATCGCCCGCACCCGCAGCTACTCAAGCGACACGATGGACCCCAAGGTCAAGCACCACAGCAGGGCCAACTTCGTCCTCGCAGAGCTCGAAGCCTCCGACGTCGATCCCGGCGCATCGCCAATTCTGCTCGACCAGGACGGCAACCTCACCGAGGGCATCGGCTACAACGTATTTCTGGTCAAGGACGGCGTGCTCAAGACACCGACAGACAGGAGCATCCTGCAGGGTATCTCCCGCAGCGTGATCACCGACGTCGCAGGGCAACTCGGCATCGATCTCGTCGAGGAAGACCTGCAGCCATACGATCTTTACACCGCCGACGAGGTCTTCTTCTCCAGGACCAGCCCGAGAATCGTGCCCGTGAGCCTGGTAGACCTCAGGCCAGTGGGCGACGAAACTCCGGGTCCGGTAACCCGGCAGCTGCTCGCCGCTCACAGCGAAATGGTCGACGTGGACATAGTCGGCCAGGCCCTCCACTACGGAGGCGTCCAGGGCTAG
- a CDS encoding aryldialkylphosphatase — MTDSAGKAMTVLGAVEPDRLGFTLMHEHLYLDLRRNHPIDPGLTPDERAVWEADVDLSNLHLARRALPLQDNYLLDNEDSAIAEAAHYRTLGGHTMVDVTSMGLGRDPQALRRASTATGLNIVMGSGWYQKVFHPDDMDSRSVETLTEEIVHDVTVGVGGTGIRSGIIGEIGVNGDPITDNEARSIRAAARASLLTGAAISFHSPPLKSEKQDVLDIVEEEGADLTRTILGHSCSMADDVPFMLELLSRGVYIQFDTLGVVRTSEEPSRDHNVAVAIPQMIEAGYGDRILLSQDVCWKSHLRMYGGSGYTYIQEIFLPYLSSLGVSDEAQNQIMVENPRRVLTLVAPS; from the coding sequence GTGACAGACTCCGCCGGCAAAGCAATGACGGTGCTCGGGGCGGTCGAACCCGACCGCCTCGGCTTCACACTGATGCACGAGCACCTCTACCTCGATCTGCGCAGGAACCACCCGATCGACCCCGGCCTGACGCCGGACGAACGTGCCGTCTGGGAGGCGGACGTCGACCTGTCCAACCTCCACCTAGCGCGTCGCGCACTTCCCCTCCAGGACAACTACCTGCTGGACAACGAAGACAGCGCGATCGCCGAGGCGGCCCACTACCGCACCCTTGGCGGACACACGATGGTCGACGTCACCAGCATGGGTCTCGGAAGAGATCCTCAGGCCCTCAGGCGTGCATCAACCGCCACCGGACTCAACATCGTCATGGGCTCCGGCTGGTACCAGAAGGTATTCCACCCGGACGACATGGACTCTCGCAGCGTCGAGACGCTGACCGAAGAGATCGTCCACGACGTGACCGTCGGTGTCGGAGGCACGGGTATCCGCTCCGGCATCATCGGAGAGATCGGCGTCAACGGCGATCCCATCACCGACAACGAGGCCCGCAGCATTCGCGCTGCCGCAAGAGCAAGTCTGCTCACCGGCGCGGCTATCTCGTTCCACTCACCGCCTCTCAAGTCCGAGAAGCAGGACGTTCTCGACATCGTTGAAGAAGAGGGCGCAGACCTCACCCGCACCATCCTGGGGCACTCCTGCTCCATGGCCGACGACGTGCCGTTCATGCTGGAGCTGCTCTCCCGGGGCGTCTACATCCAGTTCGACACGCTCGGCGTGGTACGCACATCGGAGGAGCCTTCCCGCGATCACAACGTGGCGGTTGCCATCCCACAGATGATCGAGGCCGGATACGGCGACCGCATCCTGCTGTCGCAGGACGTCTGCTGGAAGTCCCACCTCAGGATGTACGGCGGCTCAGGCTACACGTACATCCAGGAGATTTTTCTTCCCTATCTGTCGTCACTCGGTGTCAGTGACGAGGCCCAGAACCAGATCATGGTCGAGAATCCCAGGCGGGTCCTGACGCTGGTAGCTCCTTCGTAG